A window from Opitutia bacterium ISCC 52 encodes these proteins:
- a CDS encoding homoserine dehydrogenase, producing MANKPTVNLGILGLGVVGQGVLKHLNRNRKILESRLGVRLKVSKIAVRNKRLKRNVKVNPNLLTEDGFEVVNDPSIQVVCELIGGTTLAKQLTLQALKNGKIVVTANKALLCEHGNQVIRAAKKSEGHIFFEASVAGGIPIIKSIREGLVANRFPGIHGILNGTCNYILTRMQAEGKPFGEILAEAKALGYAEADESLDVDGIDAAHKAGILAYLAHGKWIPMNKMLIEGIREITTSDILAADAMGYRIKHLASVVSDVKKNSLFVGVYPALIPKTHILGRVDDVYNAVCVSGDVVGSTIHIGRGAGQDATASAVISDIADAVFTTQGAGLMNLIDEKNDPLTSTLEELQIASMEEVKSSFYLRLSVIDQPGVLSKVTALMAKEKISIARVVQQLDSKPSHKKTKASAVLTLTTHQCSESAIARAFRSLKRSSPVLSKPFLLRIANFND from the coding sequence ATGGCTAACAAACCAACAGTAAATTTAGGAATTCTAGGCCTTGGGGTCGTGGGGCAAGGTGTGTTGAAACACCTGAACCGTAATCGAAAGATTCTCGAATCACGATTAGGAGTTCGGCTCAAGGTTTCCAAGATTGCCGTTCGAAACAAACGGCTTAAGCGAAACGTAAAGGTAAATCCGAACTTATTAACTGAAGATGGTTTTGAAGTGGTTAATGATCCTTCCATTCAGGTTGTCTGCGAGCTCATCGGTGGCACCACCTTGGCGAAGCAATTGACCTTACAAGCGCTCAAGAACGGTAAGATTGTTGTTACCGCAAATAAGGCACTATTGTGCGAGCACGGTAATCAGGTGATCAGGGCTGCTAAGAAAAGTGAAGGTCATATCTTTTTTGAAGCGAGTGTGGCTGGAGGAATCCCGATTATTAAATCCATCCGAGAAGGGCTGGTCGCGAATCGCTTCCCTGGGATTCACGGTATACTGAATGGAACCTGTAACTATATCCTAACTAGAATGCAGGCGGAGGGTAAACCTTTCGGTGAAATCCTAGCTGAAGCAAAAGCCCTGGGATATGCCGAAGCGGATGAGAGCTTAGATGTTGATGGAATTGATGCCGCTCACAAGGCGGGTATTCTAGCTTACCTTGCTCATGGAAAATGGATCCCCATGAACAAGATGCTGATTGAAGGTATCCGCGAGATAACTACGTCCGATATTTTGGCCGCTGATGCAATGGGCTACCGGATTAAGCATCTTGCCTCTGTCGTAAGTGATGTGAAGAAAAATTCTCTCTTTGTCGGTGTTTATCCTGCGCTTATTCCGAAAACTCATATCCTGGGTCGGGTCGATGATGTATATAATGCAGTATGCGTCAGTGGTGATGTAGTCGGATCCACCATTCATATCGGGCGAGGGGCAGGGCAAGATGCTACTGCCAGTGCAGTTATCAGTGATATCGCTGATGCCGTATTTACGACTCAAGGTGCTGGGCTCATGAATCTGATTGATGAAAAGAATGATCCCCTAACCTCGACGCTTGAGGAGCTTCAGATCGCTTCCATGGAAGAAGTGAAGTCGAGCTTCTACCTCCGTCTATCTGTAATCGATCAGCCTGGTGTGCTCTCAAAAGTAACGGCTCTTATGGCAAAGGAGAAAATTAGCATTGCTCGGGTCGTCCAACAATTGGATAGCAAGCCATCCCATAAAAAGACGAAGGCTTCTGCTGTTTTAACTTTAACTACTCATCAATGCTCTGAGTCAGCTATTGCACGAGCTTTTCGTTCATTAAAGCGTTCAAGTCCTGTTCTCTCCAAACCCTTCCTTTTGAGGATTGCTAATTTTAACGATTAA
- the plsY gene encoding glycerol-3-phosphate 1-O-acyltransferase PlsY produces the protein MHLIWKIVLACTLGYLLGSVSFAVLIAKQNGVDIFKEGSGNPGATNVKRVIGKKAGNTVFFFDFLKGFVAALVPLLIASVEYRELLSICAVIAAIGGHSFSVFLKFRGGKGVATTMGGFLALAPWVLLIGAVVWIITFYSLRYVSLASMLFGVSLPISSYFLGMSQWILGFCALIACLLIVLHRSNIIRLLNGTENRSVKK, from the coding sequence ATGCATCTGATCTGGAAAATTGTGCTGGCATGTACGCTCGGGTATCTCCTCGGCTCAGTCTCATTTGCTGTCCTAATCGCAAAACAAAACGGCGTAGACATTTTTAAGGAGGGAAGTGGCAACCCTGGAGCTACCAATGTAAAACGTGTCATTGGAAAGAAAGCAGGTAATACCGTTTTCTTTTTTGATTTCCTTAAAGGATTCGTGGCTGCCTTGGTTCCTCTACTGATTGCCTCTGTTGAATACCGTGAGTTGCTTTCCATATGCGCAGTGATAGCAGCCATTGGAGGGCACAGCTTTTCTGTGTTTTTAAAATTCCGAGGAGGAAAGGGAGTTGCGACAACCATGGGTGGTTTTCTAGCGCTTGCTCCTTGGGTACTCTTAATAGGGGCAGTTGTGTGGATTATTACTTTCTACAGCCTGCGGTATGTATCGTTGGCCTCCATGTTATTTGGAGTCAGCTTGCCCATCTCTTCATATTTCCTCGGCATGTCGCAATGGATATTGGGCTTTTGCGCCTTGATTGCGTGCTTGCTGATTGTTCTTCACCGGTCGAACATCATCCGGCTTTTAAATGGAACCGAAAATCGATCTGTCAAAAAATAG
- the serA gene encoding phosphoglycerate dehydrogenase produces the protein MKILVADKIAASGVEFLKNQNNFEVIEAYGSSPEQILELVKDVSGIIVRSDTKITREVIEAAPQLKAVGRAGVGVDNIDIEAATENGVVVMNTPGGNTIATAELTFTHLLCTTRQIAQANASMTAGRWDRKVYGGAEVFRKTLGILGLGRIGAEVASRAQAFGMRVLAYDPFLVESRAKQMGVEAMTLEDVLKEADFITVHMPLTDSTRNMIDKTSIATMKDGVRLVNCARGGIINQDDLVEAIESGKVAYAGLDVYESEPLAEDHPMRQVHNLVLTPHLGASTKEAQESVGIEIAENVAKAVAGGVIQNALNMPSVDSKTLDALSPYLNLGANLGNFLQQITPDQVNKLKITYFGKIVDIDADPLTRSILQGYLTNISGDNVNSVNAPILLKQLGIENEVVKSSEESDYNELIVLEATASDGEIYSVQGTLIGKAGHPRMVHINGRDVEASPEGVMLVVENQDVPGIVGVLGTTLAKSGVNIASMSLSRNHVGGLALNVVNLDTAPNDDAFQEIVSSENIKSAIVVSL, from the coding sequence ATGAAAATACTCGTCGCAGACAAGATCGCCGCTAGTGGCGTCGAATTCCTCAAGAACCAAAATAATTTCGAAGTCATCGAGGCTTACGGATCTTCACCAGAGCAAATTCTGGAACTCGTCAAAGACGTTTCCGGAATCATTGTGCGAAGTGATACTAAGATTACCCGTGAGGTAATTGAAGCAGCACCTCAATTAAAAGCCGTCGGCCGCGCCGGGGTAGGGGTCGACAATATCGACATCGAGGCTGCTACTGAAAACGGAGTTGTGGTGATGAACACCCCTGGCGGAAACACCATCGCGACCGCTGAGCTGACTTTTACCCACTTGCTTTGTACCACGCGTCAGATCGCCCAGGCAAATGCCTCAATGACGGCAGGTCGTTGGGACCGCAAAGTTTACGGGGGTGCTGAAGTGTTTAGAAAAACACTCGGTATTCTTGGCTTGGGTCGAATCGGTGCTGAAGTTGCCTCCCGTGCTCAAGCATTTGGAATGCGTGTGCTGGCTTATGATCCGTTTCTGGTCGAGAGCCGGGCTAAACAAATGGGAGTTGAGGCCATGACATTGGAAGATGTTTTGAAGGAGGCTGACTTTATAACCGTTCACATGCCGCTTACAGATTCGACGCGCAATATGATCGATAAAACGTCGATTGCTACCATGAAGGACGGAGTCCGGTTGGTCAATTGTGCTCGTGGTGGAATCATTAATCAGGACGACCTCGTTGAAGCGATTGAGTCTGGCAAGGTCGCATACGCTGGTCTGGATGTTTATGAAAGCGAGCCACTCGCTGAGGATCACCCCATGCGACAGGTTCATAATCTAGTGCTAACGCCACACTTGGGTGCATCTACTAAAGAAGCGCAGGAAAGTGTGGGGATTGAGATCGCTGAAAACGTAGCAAAAGCCGTTGCGGGTGGAGTCATTCAGAATGCACTCAACATGCCTTCAGTTGATAGCAAGACCTTGGATGCTCTGTCGCCTTACCTTAATTTGGGTGCCAACCTTGGCAACTTTCTCCAGCAGATAACGCCTGACCAGGTGAACAAGCTTAAGATCACTTACTTCGGCAAGATCGTAGATATTGATGCAGATCCTCTTACTCGAAGCATTCTCCAAGGCTACTTGACCAACATCAGTGGAGATAATGTGAATTCGGTCAATGCTCCCATTCTTCTCAAGCAATTGGGCATTGAGAACGAGGTGGTGAAGTCGAGTGAAGAAAGCGACTACAATGAACTGATTGTTTTGGAAGCAACAGCCAGTGATGGAGAAATATATTCCGTCCAAGGCACTTTAATAGGGAAAGCGGGTCATCCTCGTATGGTTCACATCAATGGGCGTGACGTTGAAGCTTCTCCAGAAGGAGTCATGTTGGTTGTAGAGAATCAAGATGTTCCAGGAATTGTCGGAGTTCTTGGAACCACCCTTGCTAAGTCCGGTGTGAATATTGCATCCATGTCTTTAAGTCGAAATCATGTGGGTGGTCTGGCATTGAACGTTGTGAACCTGGATACGGCTCCCAACGATGATGCCTTTCAAGAAATTGTTTCCAGCGAGAACATCAAGTCGGCTATCGTAGTTTCTCTTTAA